A genomic stretch from Cellulomonas sp. KRMCY2 includes:
- a CDS encoding ABC transporter permease, with product MTTMTANPTMAVGRSSRAAQHVTFPHVVTSEWIKFRSVRSTAWTLPITAVLMVGLAVLQAWGTTQLEPAELFTTSAASIVTGGWFLAQLAVSVLGILAITGEYGTGMIRSTFAAVPRRLPALWAKALILAVTVAVVSLVAVALSYVAALPFLDQLGLELDLGSAGDLRLLLGAPLYLATIAVFAFAIGSLVRHSAGSLAIVLGLLLVVENVFAAIPLRFFEVVAPFLPMGAGSRLLYDDATLEMLDAAATGATLTPWQGYGVLVAWVVVLLTAGAVLLRRRDA from the coding sequence ATGACCACCATGACCGCCAACCCCACGATGGCCGTCGGCCGATCGAGCCGTGCGGCGCAGCACGTCACGTTCCCGCACGTGGTGACCTCGGAGTGGATCAAGTTCCGCTCCGTCCGGTCGACCGCCTGGACGCTGCCGATCACCGCGGTGCTCATGGTCGGGCTCGCCGTGCTCCAGGCCTGGGGAACCACCCAGCTGGAGCCCGCTGAGCTCTTCACCACGAGCGCCGCGTCGATCGTCACCGGTGGCTGGTTCCTGGCCCAGCTCGCCGTGTCCGTCCTCGGCATCCTGGCGATCACCGGCGAGTACGGCACCGGCATGATCCGGTCGACGTTCGCCGCCGTGCCGCGCCGACTGCCCGCCCTCTGGGCCAAGGCACTGATCCTGGCCGTCACCGTCGCGGTGGTCTCACTCGTCGCTGTCGCGTTGTCGTACGTCGCCGCCCTGCCGTTCCTCGACCAGCTCGGGCTGGAGCTCGACCTCGGCTCCGCCGGGGACCTGCGCCTGCTGCTCGGGGCGCCGCTGTACCTCGCGACGATCGCCGTGTTCGCCTTCGCGATCGGCTCGCTGGTCCGGCACTCGGCCGGCTCCCTGGCGATCGTGCTCGGTCTGCTGCTCGTGGTCGAGAACGTCTTCGCGGCGATCCCGCTGCGGTTCTTCGAGGTCGTCGCACCGTTCCTGCCGATGGGAGCCGGCAGCCGCCTCCTGTACGACGACGCCACCCTCGAGATGCTCGACGCCGCGGCGACCGGCGCGACGCTGACGCCGTGGCAGGGCTACGGCGTGCTCGTCGCCTGGGTCGTCGTGCTGCTCACCGCCGGTGCTGTCCTGCTGCGTCGGCGCGACGCCTGA